A single genomic interval of Pyrus communis chromosome 7, drPyrComm1.1, whole genome shotgun sequence harbors:
- the LOC137741169 gene encoding heat stress transcription factor A-4c-like: MDGSQGGSGGAPAPFLTKTYDLVDDPSSNHMVSWSETGSSFVVWDPTEFAKEMLPMYFKHNNFSSFVRQLNTYGFRKIDPEQWEFANEEFLRGGRHLLKNIHRRKPIHSHSLQNHEYSSVPLTDTEREEYEKKINRLNHDKSLLELEVQRHQRENQEFEFQIQILREQLQNMENRQRQYTAFLAQLVQKPGFASVLVQQSEIHSKKRRLLKSNDFPDDFGMEDLTLNPQKETLGIKLDQLEKMESSLNFWEDFLHGVGEAMPEELNDIGPLSQASPIIVTEIQDTSMNSRPCSPRSHISSPNSMNAHSFPEVAGSANPFDILTITSMCHTVDFRSKSSGIDMNSKPDSAPALDSSKENVVEVKNAEPAKANDVFWEQCLTETPGLDDAPEVQSERMDGDGDGDGKASDANPAIRKKLWWNTDNVDNFRNQIGRLTPAT; the protein is encoded by the exons ATGGATGGTTCTCAGGGTGGTTCTGGTGGTGCGCCGGCGCCGTTTCTTACTAAAACATATGACTTGGTGGATGATCCTTCGTCCAACCACATGGTGTCTTGGAGTGAAACTGGTTCTAGTTTTGTAGTTTGGGATCCCACCGAGTTCGCCAAGGAAATGCTTCCCATGTATTTCAAGCACAACAATTTTTCGAGTTTCGTGAGGCAGCTTAATACATAT GGGTTTAGAAAGATTGATCCAGAACAGTGGGAGTTTGCAAATGAGGAATTCTTAAGGGGAGGAAGACATCTGCTGAAGAATATTCACCGCCGCAAGCCAATTCATAGTCATTCCTTGCAGAATCACGAGTATTCTTCAGTTCCTTTGACTGATACGGAGAGAGAAGAATATGAGAAGAAAATCAACAGACTGAATCATGATAAAAGCTTGCTTGAGTTGGAGGTACAACGGCATCAAAGAGAGAACCAGgagtttgaatttcaaatacAGATATTACGAGAACAGCTGCAGAACATGGAGAATCGGCAGAGGCAATATACGGCTTTCCTTGCTCAACTAGTGCAGAAACCGGGATTTGCTTCTGTACTTGTGCAGCAGTCAGAAATCCATAGCAAAAAGAGAAGATTACTGAAATCGAACGACTTTCCTGATGACTTTGGTATGGAAGATTTGACTTTGAATCCGCAGAAAGAAACTTTGGGAATAAAGTTGGACCAGCTTGAGAAGATGGAGTCTTCCTTGAACTTTTGGGAAGATTTTCTACATGGGGTTGGGGAAGCGATGCCTGAAGAATTAAATGATATTGGCCCGTTGTCTCAGGCCTCTCCTATCATTGTTACAGAAATACAAGACACCAGCATGAATAGCAGGCCTTGCTCACCTAGATCGCATATATCTTCACCGAATTCAATGAATGCTCATTCCTTCCCAGAGGTGGCTGGGTCTGCAAATCCTTTTGACATCCTTACTATAACATCAATGTGCCACACTGTTGATTTCAGGTCTAAATCTTCAGGAATTGATATGAACTCCAAGCCCGACAGTGCCCCTGCTCTTGATTCCTCGAAAGAAAATGTAGTAGAAGTGAAAAATGCCGAGCCTGCCAAGGCAAATGATGTCTTTTGGGAACAATGCCTAACAGAGACTCCTGGTTTAGATGATGCGCCGGAAGTACAGTCAGAAAGAATGGATGGCGATGGCGATGGCGATGGCAAAGCGAGTGATGCCAATCCAGCTATTCGGAAGAAGCTTTGGTGGAACACAGATAATGTAGATAACTTTAGGAACCAAATAGGGCGCCTCACTCCAGCTACATAA